Proteins from a single region of Microbacterium sp. zg-Y818:
- a CDS encoding M20/M25/M40 family metallo-hydrolase, giving the protein MPETEADLPEVVRVARDLIRFDTSNFGGGNARGEREAAEYTGAYLESLGLTPEYYEPIPRRTNLVARVPGRDRDKPALVLHGHLDVVPAVAADWSVDPFAGEIRDGMLWGRGAVDMKDMDAMILTSVADLLRAGEQPARDVIVTFFADEENGGVEGSALVVRDRPEWFAGATEAISEVGGYSIASGDRRAYLLQTGEKSLVWIRLRARGLAGHGSRFHPDNAVTRLAEAVAALGRTEWPLAMTDTSRQLVEGLAALVSGDPRHPDAVAEQFGPAAAFLRSTFRTTTNPTGLTAGYKHNVIPDTAEALIDVRTVPGGEDAALADIAAIVGPDIEIEIVHRDIGLEVPFAGALVREMVAALGRHDPGVPVIPYLMGGGTDNKALAHLGIAGYGFAPLRLPADLDFTGMFHGVDERVPLDALVFGQAVLTDLLRTY; this is encoded by the coding sequence ATGCCCGAGACCGAAGCCGACCTTCCCGAGGTCGTGCGCGTCGCCCGCGATCTCATCCGGTTCGACACGTCGAACTTCGGCGGCGGCAACGCCCGCGGCGAGCGCGAGGCCGCCGAATACACCGGCGCGTACCTCGAGTCACTCGGCCTCACTCCCGAGTACTACGAGCCGATCCCGCGCCGCACGAACCTGGTCGCCCGCGTCCCGGGGCGCGACCGCGACAAGCCCGCCCTGGTGCTGCACGGCCACCTCGACGTCGTCCCCGCCGTGGCCGCCGACTGGAGCGTCGATCCCTTCGCCGGCGAGATCCGCGACGGCATGCTGTGGGGCCGCGGAGCGGTGGACATGAAGGACATGGATGCCATGATCCTCACCTCCGTCGCAGACCTGCTGCGCGCCGGCGAGCAGCCGGCCCGCGACGTGATCGTGACCTTCTTCGCCGACGAGGAGAACGGCGGTGTCGAGGGGTCCGCCCTTGTCGTCCGCGACCGTCCGGAGTGGTTCGCCGGCGCGACCGAGGCGATCAGCGAGGTGGGCGGCTACTCCATCGCCTCCGGTGACCGCCGGGCGTACCTGCTGCAGACGGGGGAGAAGAGCCTCGTCTGGATCCGCCTGCGCGCGCGCGGCCTCGCCGGCCACGGCAGCCGGTTCCACCCCGACAACGCCGTCACGCGCCTCGCCGAGGCCGTCGCCGCGCTCGGTCGCACCGAGTGGCCGCTGGCGATGACCGACACGTCCCGGCAGCTCGTCGAGGGCCTCGCCGCCCTCGTGTCCGGCGACCCACGGCATCCCGATGCCGTCGCCGAGCAGTTCGGCCCCGCCGCCGCGTTCCTGCGCTCCACGTTCCGCACCACGACGAACCCCACCGGCCTCACCGCCGGCTACAAGCACAACGTCATCCCCGACACGGCCGAGGCGCTCATCGACGTGCGCACGGTGCCCGGGGGAGAGGATGCCGCCCTCGCGGACATCGCCGCCATCGTCGGGCCCGACATCGAGATCGAGATCGTCCACCGCGACATCGGTCTCGAGGTGCCCTTCGCGGGCGCCCTCGTGCGCGAGATGGTCGCGGCCCTCGGCCGGCACGACCCGGGCGTCCCTGTCATCCCGTACCTCATGGGCGGGGGTACTGACAACAAGGCGCTCGCGCACCTCGGCATCGCCGGCTACGGCTTCGCGCCGCTGCGGCTGCCCGCGGATCTCGATTTCACCGGCATGTTCCACGGGGTCGACGAGCGCGTCCCCCTGGATGCCCTCGTCTTCGGACAGGCGGTTCTCACCGACCTGCTCCGCACGTACTGA
- a CDS encoding undecaprenyl-diphosphate phosphatase, which produces MSFFEAILLGLVQGLTEFLPVSSSAHLRILGEFLPSAEDPGAAFTAITQIGTEAAVVVFFWKDIVRIITQWCRSLAGKAPRTDPDARMGWLIIIGSMPIVVLGLLFQDQIETVFRSMWVVAIMLIAFGLLLGIADAVGAKRRELNDLTVPHGVAFGFAQALALVPGVSRSGGTITMGLFLGYKRADAARYAFLLAIPAVFGSGFYQLFKSWDEQGPFTLPETLVATVVAFVIALAVIAFFMKWISKRSFLPFVIYRVALGTVLIVLLSMGVIQP; this is translated from the coding sequence ATGAGCTTCTTCGAAGCGATCCTCCTGGGCCTGGTCCAGGGGCTCACCGAATTCCTCCCCGTCTCCTCCAGCGCGCACCTGCGCATTCTGGGGGAGTTCCTCCCCAGCGCCGAGGACCCCGGCGCGGCCTTCACCGCGATCACGCAGATCGGCACGGAGGCGGCGGTGGTGGTGTTCTTCTGGAAGGACATCGTCCGCATCATCACGCAGTGGTGCCGCTCGCTCGCGGGCAAGGCGCCGCGCACCGACCCCGACGCGCGCATGGGCTGGCTGATCATCATCGGCAGCATGCCGATCGTCGTGCTGGGGCTGCTGTTCCAGGATCAGATCGAGACGGTGTTCCGCTCGATGTGGGTCGTCGCGATCATGCTGATCGCCTTCGGTCTGCTGCTCGGCATCGCCGACGCGGTGGGCGCGAAGCGCCGTGAGCTGAACGACCTCACCGTGCCACACGGCGTGGCCTTCGGGTTCGCGCAGGCGCTCGCGCTCGTCCCCGGCGTCTCGCGCTCGGGCGGCACGATCACCATGGGACTCTTCCTCGGCTACAAGCGGGCGGATGCCGCGCGCTACGCGTTCCTGCTGGCGATCCCCGCCGTCTTCGGCAGCGGCTTCTACCAGCTGTTCAAGAGCTGGGACGAGCAGGGGCCGTTCACGCTGCCGGAGACCCTCGTGGCCACCGTCGTGGCGTTCGTGATCGCGCTGGCGGTCATCGCCTTCTTCATGAAGTGGATCTCCAAGCGCAGCTTCCTGCCGTTCGTGATCTACCGCGTGGCGCTGGGCACGGTGCTGATCGTGCTGCTGTCGATGGGCGTCATCCAGCCCTGA
- a CDS encoding PAC2 family protein: MEGLGRRVLVAAFDGWNDAGEAASGAVTLLREEGSYEPVFSVDPELYFDYQYTRPQIALDADGRRVLTWPQATLWRPTRRARGTQLWLLTGVEPARAWQGFAAELIDVALREDITGMVSLGSMMSDVPHTRPISVVAGSHNEELRTRLDLERSTYEGPVGILTVLDEAADAAGIPSASLWASVPHYVGGHTPSPKATLALLDKLEDLTGARVPRGTLATEAAAWEASIDAAAADDEEMTEYIHQLERTRDTWDSPEASGDAIAQEFEKYLRRRGDGLGPTKPGRDDPPRH, translated from the coding sequence GTGGAGGGTCTGGGACGCCGCGTGCTCGTGGCCGCGTTCGACGGCTGGAACGATGCCGGCGAGGCCGCATCGGGAGCTGTCACGCTGTTGCGCGAGGAGGGTTCGTACGAACCCGTCTTCTCCGTCGACCCCGAGCTGTACTTCGATTACCAGTACACCCGGCCGCAGATCGCGCTCGACGCCGACGGCCGCCGCGTGCTCACCTGGCCGCAGGCCACGCTCTGGCGCCCGACCCGTCGCGCCCGCGGCACGCAGCTGTGGCTGCTGACCGGCGTCGAGCCGGCGCGGGCCTGGCAGGGGTTCGCCGCGGAGTTGATCGATGTCGCGCTCCGCGAAGACATCACCGGAATGGTCTCTCTCGGCTCGATGATGTCGGATGTGCCGCACACACGGCCGATCTCGGTCGTCGCCGGCAGCCACAACGAGGAGCTGCGCACCAGGCTCGACCTCGAGCGCTCGACGTACGAAGGCCCGGTCGGCATCCTCACCGTGCTCGACGAGGCGGCCGACGCCGCCGGCATCCCCTCGGCGTCGCTCTGGGCCAGCGTGCCGCACTACGTCGGCGGTCACACACCGTCGCCCAAGGCCACTCTGGCCCTGCTGGACAAGCTCGAGGACCTCACTGGCGCGCGGGTGCCGCGCGGCACCCTCGCGACCGAGGCGGCCGCGTGGGAGGCATCGATCGACGCCGCCGCAGCGGACGACGAGGAGATGACCGAGTACATCCACCAGCTCGAGCGCACCCGCGACACGTGGGACTCCCCCGAGGCGTCGGGCGACGCCATCGCGCAGGAGTTCGAGAAGTACCTGCGTCGGCGCGGCGACGGCCTGGGCCCCACCAAGCCCGGCCGCGACGACCCGCCGCGGCACTGA
- a CDS encoding HAD family phosphatase, with amino-acid sequence MTALFSPAPLRAVLWDMDGTLVDTEPYWMAAETPLIESHGGTWSHEQALGLVGLGLHDSARILQEAGVRMHEDAIVDHLTDEVMRQLRELGNPFRPGAQELLASLRDAGVKTGLVTMSLRRMAETVVSQIPFEAFDVIIAGDDAIRPKPFPDPYLQACEALGVTPAEVVAIEDSPNGLRSAVAAGAATIGVPLMVSLTGAGAHALWPTLEGRTAADVAEFHADHRAKESR; translated from the coding sequence GTGACAGCCCTCTTTTCCCCCGCCCCGCTGCGCGCTGTCCTGTGGGACATGGACGGCACCCTCGTCGACACCGAGCCCTATTGGATGGCGGCCGAGACGCCGCTGATCGAGAGCCACGGCGGCACCTGGTCGCACGAGCAGGCACTCGGGCTCGTGGGCCTGGGGCTGCACGACTCCGCCCGCATCCTGCAGGAAGCGGGGGTGCGCATGCACGAGGATGCCATCGTCGATCACCTCACCGACGAGGTGATGCGGCAGCTGCGGGAACTCGGCAATCCCTTCCGTCCCGGCGCGCAGGAGCTGCTGGCGAGCCTGCGCGACGCGGGTGTGAAGACGGGCCTGGTCACGATGTCGTTGCGGCGCATGGCCGAGACGGTGGTCTCGCAGATCCCGTTCGAGGCGTTCGACGTCATCATCGCCGGTGACGACGCGATTCGGCCCAAGCCCTTCCCCGATCCCTACCTGCAGGCCTGCGAGGCGCTCGGAGTGACCCCCGCCGAGGTGGTCGCGATCGAGGACTCGCCCAACGGACTGCGCTCGGCAGTCGCCGCCGGCGCGGCGACGATCGGTGTGCCGCTGATGGTGTCGCTGACGGGCGCCGGCGCGCACGCACTGTGGCCGACGCTCGAGGGGCGTACCGCCGCCGACGTCGCCGAGTTCCATGCCGACCACCGCGCAAAGGAGTCCCGATGA
- a CDS encoding tRNA (adenine-N1)-methyltransferase: MTADLTRPSGPFRYGDRVQLTGPKGRLHTITLRERGELHTHHGVLRHEALVGLPDGSVVTNSGGHEYLALRPLLRDFVMSMPRGAAIVYPKDAAQILAQADIFPGATVVEAGVGSGALSLWLLRAIGPAGRLVSFERREEFAEVARANVETFLGGTPQNWDVVVGDLVESLPGAMEPASVDRVVLDMLAPWECIDAVAEALTPGGVVLCYVATATQLSRVAEYIRGTGLYTDPEASETMVRGWHVEGLAVRPDHRMVAHTGFLLTARRLAPGAVPPDVRKRALKKPSYADEDVELWTPGAVGDRQITDKNLRKRVREAQRAADGARIAAGSADPDPATD; encoded by the coding sequence ATGACCGCGGACCTCACCCGACCGAGCGGTCCCTTCCGCTACGGCGACCGCGTGCAGCTGACCGGCCCGAAGGGGCGGCTGCACACCATCACGCTGCGCGAGCGCGGCGAGCTGCACACCCACCACGGCGTCCTGCGCCACGAAGCGCTCGTGGGCCTGCCCGACGGATCGGTCGTCACCAACAGCGGCGGCCACGAATACCTGGCCCTCCGCCCGCTGCTGCGCGACTTCGTCATGTCGATGCCCCGCGGAGCGGCCATCGTCTACCCGAAGGATGCCGCGCAGATCCTGGCGCAGGCCGACATCTTCCCCGGCGCCACGGTGGTCGAAGCGGGTGTGGGGTCCGGCGCGCTGTCGCTGTGGCTGCTGCGGGCCATCGGTCCTGCCGGGCGCCTGGTGTCGTTCGAGCGCCGCGAGGAGTTCGCCGAGGTGGCCCGCGCCAATGTCGAGACGTTCCTCGGCGGAACGCCGCAGAACTGGGACGTGGTCGTCGGCGACCTCGTCGAGTCCCTGCCTGGCGCCATGGAACCGGCGTCCGTCGACCGCGTCGTGCTCGACATGCTCGCGCCGTGGGAGTGCATCGACGCCGTGGCTGAGGCACTCACGCCCGGAGGCGTGGTGCTCTGCTACGTCGCCACCGCGACGCAGCTGAGCCGGGTGGCCGAGTACATCCGCGGCACCGGCCTCTACACCGATCCCGAGGCCAGCGAGACGATGGTGCGCGGCTGGCACGTCGAAGGACTCGCCGTGCGGCCCGACCATCGCATGGTCGCCCACACCGGGTTCCTCCTCACCGCTCGACGTCTCGCCCCGGGAGCTGTGCCCCCCGATGTGCGCAAGCGGGCGCTGAAGAAGCCCAGCTATGCCGACGAGGACGTGGAGCTGTGGACCCCGGGCGCCGTGGGCGACCGCCAGATCACCGACAAGAACCTGCGCAAGCGTGTGCGCGAGGCCCAGCGTGCCGCGGACGGCGCGCGGATCGCTGCGGGGTCGGCGGACCCCGACCCCGCCACCGATTAG
- a CDS encoding FKBP-type peptidyl-prolyl cis-trans isomerase has translation MRRIPAITAVMGLSALALVGCSSADPAASCTRDGGDAQVLDLITISGDTIGVAAPVHVDETVYRDITVGDGPVVTSDAQEVAFDVTVVNGSTGDTLLQSGTQVVPVSQWAEAYEGIAEMLDCATEGSLIIGAVAPEDMLPEAAASLGLAEDDTAIFVIDLQQVYPDRADGEDQYNARRGMPTVVLAPDGTPGIIVPDAEAPDELAVEVLKKGDGEVVTGDVPVRVKYTGVTWDDGEVFDSTWEAGASAVLSLDQVVPGFAEALEGQTVGSQILAVIPPDLAYGDAGQGPVPPGATLVFVIDILGLDEAAE, from the coding sequence GTGCGCAGGATTCCCGCCATCACCGCCGTCATGGGCCTCTCCGCCCTCGCTCTGGTCGGATGCTCATCCGCCGACCCTGCTGCGTCGTGCACGCGCGACGGGGGTGACGCGCAGGTGCTCGACCTGATCACGATCTCGGGCGACACCATCGGAGTGGCGGCTCCCGTCCACGTCGACGAGACCGTGTACCGCGACATCACCGTCGGCGACGGCCCCGTTGTGACCTCGGACGCACAGGAAGTCGCGTTCGACGTCACCGTCGTCAACGGCAGCACGGGCGACACGCTGCTGCAGTCGGGAACCCAGGTGGTGCCGGTGTCGCAGTGGGCCGAGGCCTACGAAGGCATCGCCGAGATGCTGGACTGCGCCACGGAGGGCTCGCTCATCATCGGGGCGGTCGCGCCGGAGGACATGCTGCCTGAAGCTGCGGCGAGCCTGGGCTTGGCCGAGGATGACACTGCGATCTTCGTCATCGATCTGCAGCAGGTCTACCCCGACCGGGCGGACGGCGAGGATCAGTACAACGCGCGCCGGGGCATGCCCACGGTCGTGCTGGCGCCCGACGGCACACCCGGCATCATCGTTCCCGACGCCGAGGCGCCCGACGAACTCGCCGTCGAGGTGCTCAAGAAGGGCGACGGTGAGGTCGTCACCGGTGACGTCCCCGTCCGGGTCAAGTACACCGGCGTCACCTGGGACGACGGAGAGGTCTTCGACTCCACGTGGGAGGCCGGGGCGTCGGCAGTGCTGTCGCTCGATCAGGTGGTGCCCGGCTTCGCCGAGGCGCTGGAGGGTCAGACCGTCGGTTCGCAGATCCTCGCCGTCATCCCGCCGGACCTGGCATACGGCGACGCGGGGCAGGGGCCGGTCCCGCCCGGGGCCACGCTCGTGTTCGTGATCGACATTCTCGGTCTCGACGAGGCGGCGGAGTAG
- a CDS encoding WYL domain-containing protein has product MAAATSRSAPEERLVNLLVALMATDQGLTKDTILSSVAGYREQAQSGASKDALEKMFERDKESLRGLGVPIETIGDYADPDDLREARYRVPNDEYALPEDISFTPAELAVLAVAGGVWSESSLSAEARSGLRKIRALGNEVDEPIIGFSPRLSVRTPAFAPLQKAMEQARVVSFPYLKPGEERPRSRRIRPLALVDYEARWHVFGFDLDQQAERTFLLSRIVGDVAITREGFDPSLRDGAGERAVQGLHDVAARQRALLEVHPGTEASLRLRRRAQHAEQGMLVPYVDVHVLADELASYGPEVRVVEPAALREEVIRRLQATLALHSDGAEDAT; this is encoded by the coding sequence GTGGCCGCAGCGACGAGCCGCAGCGCACCGGAGGAGCGTCTGGTGAACCTGCTCGTCGCGCTCATGGCGACCGACCAGGGGCTGACCAAGGACACGATCCTCTCCTCGGTGGCGGGTTACCGGGAGCAGGCGCAGTCGGGTGCGTCGAAGGACGCCCTCGAGAAGATGTTCGAGCGCGACAAGGAGAGCCTTCGCGGTCTCGGCGTGCCGATCGAGACGATCGGCGACTACGCCGATCCCGACGACCTGCGTGAAGCCCGCTACCGCGTGCCGAACGACGAGTACGCACTTCCCGAAGACATCTCCTTCACGCCCGCCGAGTTGGCGGTGCTCGCGGTCGCCGGCGGCGTCTGGAGCGAGAGCTCCCTGTCGGCCGAGGCGCGCAGCGGGCTGCGCAAGATCCGTGCGCTCGGCAACGAGGTCGATGAGCCCATCATCGGCTTCTCGCCCCGGCTGAGCGTGCGGACGCCCGCGTTCGCGCCGCTGCAGAAGGCGATGGAGCAGGCCAGGGTGGTGTCGTTCCCCTATCTGAAGCCGGGGGAGGAGCGTCCCCGCTCACGCCGCATCCGCCCACTGGCGCTGGTCGACTACGAAGCGCGCTGGCACGTCTTCGGCTTCGACCTCGACCAGCAGGCCGAGCGCACGTTCCTGCTCTCACGCATCGTCGGCGATGTCGCGATCACCCGCGAGGGTTTCGACCCGTCGCTGCGCGACGGTGCGGGGGAGCGGGCGGTGCAGGGACTTCACGACGTCGCCGCCCGTCAGCGGGCGCTGCTCGAGGTGCACCCCGGAACCGAGGCATCACTGCGGCTGCGCCGCCGCGCACAGCATGCGGAACAGGGCATGCTGGTGCCGTATGTCGACGTGCACGTGCTCGCCGACGAGCTGGCCTCGTACGGACCGGAGGTGCGGGTCGTGGAGCCGGCGGCGCTGCGCGAAGAAGTGATCCGCAGACTGCAGGCGACCCTGGCCCTGCACTCCGACGGCGCGGAGGATGCCACATGA
- a CDS encoding WYL domain-containing protein — translation MSARPMHATERAALLLQLVPYLIGKGEVSVAEAADEFEVTPDQMREMVQKLTVIGRPGEGGFWQLPNDLFDIDWDLLDERDLIVITNSVGLERAPRLTAREAAALLAGLQLAATLPGVGDSGTVQNLIVKLARGAASAPADVIVAPGPVDDVRVTVAEALRRGVAVSFTYQAPDAAPTTRTVDPAKVHIADGQWYLQGWCHMRQGMRTFHLERVSDVALTEIPVSHSGEPVPQLFEPGAGDVLAQVRYPRQIAPLLGEYLSGAQITAAGDLETAAMRVADEQSLKRVAARLGGDVEVLAPVGARRAAASWAAAGLTQYR, via the coding sequence ATGAGCGCGCGGCCCATGCATGCCACCGAGCGGGCCGCCCTGCTGCTGCAGCTCGTGCCGTACCTGATCGGCAAGGGCGAGGTGTCGGTGGCGGAGGCCGCGGACGAGTTCGAGGTCACGCCCGACCAGATGCGTGAGATGGTGCAGAAGCTGACGGTCATCGGTCGACCCGGCGAGGGTGGCTTCTGGCAGCTGCCCAACGATCTGTTCGACATCGACTGGGATCTGCTGGACGAGCGCGACCTCATCGTCATCACCAACTCCGTCGGACTCGAGCGCGCCCCGCGGCTGACCGCGCGCGAGGCTGCGGCACTGCTGGCGGGACTGCAGCTGGCGGCGACCCTTCCCGGAGTGGGTGACAGTGGCACGGTGCAGAACCTCATCGTCAAGCTCGCCCGCGGGGCAGCCAGCGCCCCCGCCGACGTGATCGTCGCCCCCGGACCCGTCGACGACGTGCGGGTCACGGTCGCCGAGGCGCTGCGCCGGGGTGTCGCGGTGTCGTTCACCTACCAGGCCCCGGATGCCGCGCCCACCACGCGCACCGTGGACCCAGCCAAGGTGCACATCGCCGACGGTCAGTGGTACCTGCAGGGGTGGTGCCACATGCGTCAGGGCATGCGCACCTTCCACCTGGAGCGCGTCAGCGACGTCGCGCTCACCGAGATCCCGGTCAGTCACAGCGGCGAGCCCGTGCCGCAGCTGTTCGAACCGGGCGCCGGGGATGTCCTCGCCCAGGTGCGCTACCCGCGTCAGATCGCGCCACTGCTGGGGGAGTATCTCAGCGGTGCGCAGATCACCGCGGCCGGCGACCTCGAGACGGCCGCCATGCGGGTCGCCGACGAGCAGAGCCTCAAGCGCGTGGCCGCGCGCCTCGGCGGCGACGTCGAGGTGCTCGCGCCCGTCGGCGCGCGCAGGGCGGCGGCTTCGTGGGCTGCCGCGGGTCTGACCCAATACCGATGA
- the tatA gene encoding twin-arginine translocase TatA/TatE family subunit, with amino-acid sequence MGIHGWQWLLILAIILLLFGAAKLPALAKSMGQSARVFKTEMKAMKEDDQATVSSGTTAPTADPASTLDADKRTDPPSSR; translated from the coding sequence ATGGGTATTCACGGCTGGCAATGGCTGCTGATTCTGGCAATCATCCTGCTGCTGTTCGGCGCAGCGAAGCTTCCTGCGCTGGCCAAGAGCATGGGGCAGTCCGCGCGCGTGTTCAAGACCGAGATGAAGGCGATGAAGGAAGACGACCAGGCAACGGTCTCCTCCGGCACCACCGCTCCCACGGCGGACCCCGCATCGACGTTGGACGCAGACAAGCGCACTGATCCGCCCTCTTCTCGCTGA
- the tatC gene encoding twin-arginine translocase subunit TatC, which yields MSLAEHLIELKRRLMISAVAVIAAMVAAFFITEPVMHLITAPIRMLAEERGEQAAVELMYTSVTGAFDLRMRMAFAIGFLLSAPIWIWQVWAYVMPAMTKREKRYTVGFIAAAVPLFFAGCATGLLVMPNIVRLMAEFLTAGASAMYDANYYYDFVFKLMLFVGVAYIVPVFLIALNFAGVITGKAILSSWRAAVLVSAIFASIATPPADVATTFLIMGILLVLYFAAAGLALLLDRRRAKRAAALLQPGHAL from the coding sequence ATGTCGCTCGCCGAGCATCTGATCGAGCTCAAGCGCCGCCTGATGATCAGCGCGGTCGCCGTGATCGCGGCGATGGTCGCGGCGTTCTTCATCACCGAACCGGTGATGCACCTGATCACCGCACCGATCCGCATGCTCGCCGAGGAGCGGGGCGAGCAGGCCGCGGTCGAGCTGATGTACACCAGCGTCACCGGAGCGTTCGACCTGCGCATGCGCATGGCATTCGCCATCGGGTTCTTGCTGTCGGCGCCGATCTGGATCTGGCAGGTCTGGGCATACGTGATGCCCGCGATGACCAAGCGCGAGAAGCGCTACACGGTGGGGTTCATCGCCGCCGCGGTCCCGCTCTTCTTCGCCGGGTGTGCGACCGGGCTTCTGGTCATGCCGAACATCGTCAGGCTTATGGCGGAGTTCCTCACTGCGGGCGCGTCAGCGATGTACGACGCGAACTACTACTACGACTTCGTGTTCAAGCTGATGCTGTTCGTCGGTGTGGCCTACATCGTGCCGGTCTTCCTCATCGCCTTGAATTTCGCAGGAGTCATCACCGGCAAGGCGATCCTGTCGTCGTGGCGTGCGGCGGTGCTCGTCAGTGCGATCTTCGCCTCCATCGCGACCCCGCCCGCCGACGTCGCCACGACGTTCCTCATCATGGGGATCCTCCTCGTGCTGTACTTCGCCGCAGCGGGCCTCGCGCTGCTGCTCGACCGGCGACGAGCGAAGCGCGCCGCCGCCCTGCTGCAGCCGGGACACGCCCTGTGA